The Deltaproteobacteria bacterium PRO3 genome segment CCCGGACTTTCTGCTTGTGAAAGGCGCTCCGGACCTCCTCGAAGAAGTAATCGTCCAGCGCGGCGGCGTGGATCAAGCGACCGGCGGGGTCGTGCATAAACCCAATACCTCCTCTGAGCCCATTCTATCATGAGTTATCGGAGGCCCCGCAAAGGAAATTGCTTCCATGTTTAATGCGGCGCGGCATCTGGCCCTTCCTGGAAGAGCTCGCGCGAGCCGCCGCGCAGGAAGATCAGGCCGGCGATCGCCTTGAGGAGGTAGTTCAACATCATCCAGGAGAGGGAAATTCCCAACAGCAGCTCGGCGGGGCCCACCGAACCCTGGGCCGCCGGCGGCGGGACGACGTGGTCCTTCAGCAGCTCGACCAGCGCCAGCTGCGTGGCGCCGAGGCCGCCGGGGGTGAGCGGGATCGTCCCGACCAACAGAACGATGGGGACGGTCGCGACGACGTCGCGGAACGAAACCGTCCCGCCCGCGAAGCGGATCAGGAACCAAAGCGACGACACGATCGCCGCGTGGATCGGGAAGCGGGCGAGGGCGATCTTGAAGTAGTCGGCGACGGTCGCGTGGTGGAAGGGCTGGAAGAGGTGTTTGCCGCGCAGCCAGTCGCCGATCCCGAAATGCAGGCGGGCGGGGAGAATCTTTCCGAACCAGCCGCGCCAGAAGGCGAGATGGAGGACGAAGGCGATCAAGGCGATGCCCGCCACGCGCCGCACCCAGTCTTGGAGCTGGAAGCCCTGGAGGTGGATGTCCATCAGGAAGCTGCCGGCGAAGGCCATCGCGATCACCCAGTAGAGATCGACCACCGTGACGAAGAAGATGCAGCCCAGCGTCTTGAAGAAGCTCAAGCCGCGCGTACGCTTCAGGTAGACCGCCATCCCGGCTTGGCCCGCGTTGTAGTTGAGCAGCGCCAGCAGGTAGCTGACGCAGCGCGCGGGGAGTAACTCGCGGAAGGAGACCGGCGCGGCGAAGCGGCTGAGGACGCCGCTCAAGACCCAGGTGTCCAGGGCGAGGATGATCAGGAAGTAGACCACGCCGAAACCGAGGAAGCTGGGCAGGTGCAGGTGGTGCAGGCTGCGCAGGACCTGCTCGGGCGGCACCTTGGTGAAGAGGTAGAAGAGCAGCGCGGCGGCGACCAGCCAGGGGAGGAGATTTTTTAGGATTTTTTTCGGCATGGTATTCGTGGCGCGGCATTCCCGGGGAGGTCCCGGTCCCTGGGGCCCAAGGCCGGATTTTTCGCGAAATCAGGTCCCAGAGGAGGGGGTAGCTTGATTTTCCCGGCCCGGACAAGGCTTTTTTGCGAGAAAGCCCTCCCGGCGGCCAAATTTCTTATTGAGAATCCGGCCTATAATGATAGTAACGGGCCAGCAAGGAAGGAGGCCCCTATGTCGAGTGTTTGGGATGACCCTGAGTTAGGCGAGGAAGAAGTGACCCCCCTCCCGGAGACCTCCGCGGCCGCGGCCCCGGCGCCCCTTCCGCTTGAGGCCGAGAGGCTCGAGGTCCTGGCCGCCCAGGTGATCGAAAAGGTCGCCCGCGAGATCCTCCCCGAGATCGCCGAGCGCCTGATCCGCGAGCAGCTCGAAATTTTAATGCAAGAGACCGACGCCGAGTAGCCTTTCCATGTCCGATTCCCCCGCTAACGAGATCCCCAAAGTCTACGAACCGCATGAAGTCGAAAAGGCCTGGTGGCGGGCCTGGGAGCAGGCCGGCGTCTTCGCCGCGCCCGACGACCCCCGG includes the following:
- a CDS encoding flippase-like domain-containing protein, encoding MPKKILKNLLPWLVAAALLFYLFTKVPPEQVLRSLHHLHLPSFLGFGVVYFLIILALDTWVLSGVLSRFAAPVSFRELLPARCVSYLLALLNYNAGQAGMAVYLKRTRGLSFFKTLGCIFFVTVVDLYWVIAMAFAGSFLMDIHLQGFQLQDWVRRVAGIALIAFVLHLAFWRGWFGKILPARLHFGIGDWLRGKHLFQPFHHATVADYFKIALARFPIHAAIVSSLWFLIRFAGGTVSFRDVVATVPIVLLVGTIPLTPGGLGATQLALVELLKDHVVPPPAAQGSVGPAELLLGISLSWMMLNYLLKAIAGLIFLRGGSRELFQEGPDAAPH